A DNA window from Pogona vitticeps strain Pit_001003342236 chromosome 2, PviZW2.1, whole genome shotgun sequence contains the following coding sequences:
- the EGR1 gene encoding early growth response protein 1, which produces MTAAKAEMQLLPSLQMADPFGSFPHSPPTMDTNYPKLEEIMLLAGGGPQFLSAGGGPDHGAGSGGFNPSGEGGDQSFDHLAGDTFPDISLHGEKPLVETSYPSQTTRLPPITYTGRFSLEPASSAGGSNPLWPEPLFSLVSGLVGMAAPPTTTTSSSSAGSSHLSSASPPISSSASVSPALSCSVQASDTSPIYSAAPTFPNAGGSSAGDLFPEPSGQPFPSPSGPSLQFPPPAYPTGKSNFQLPIIPDYLFPQQQQQQQQASPGEIGLGSAEQKPFPSPQPSLTPLSTIKAFATQSSGAQQEPKSVPGGGGGGSGSGTYQAQLVKPSRMRKYPNRPSKTPPHERPYACPVESCDRRFSRSDELTRHIRIHTGQKPFQCRICMRNFSRSDHLTTHIRTHTGEKPFACDICGRKFARSDERKRHTKIHLRQKDKKADKGPAGAPAPQAPAASPLAPYSASPGTTSYPSPAASSYPSPGPTSYSSPVTSYSSPVTSYASPVTSPYPSFPSPSVATSYASIASSTFQSQAAATPFSSSGVISSPFPSQVTSALSDMAATFSPRTIEIC; this is translated from the exons ATGACTGCGGCCAAGGCCGAAATGCAGCTCCTGCCTTCCCTGCAGATGGCCGACCCCTTCGGCTCGTTCCCGCACTCGCCCCCTACCATGGACACCAACTACCCCAAACTGGAGGAGATCATGCTCCTCGCCGGCGGGGGTCCGCAGTTCCTTAGCGCCGGCGGCGGCCCCGACCATGGCGCTGGTAGCGGCGGCTTCAATCCCTCCGGCGAAGGCGGAGACCAGTCCTTCGACCACCTCGCTGGAG ACACTTTCCCCGATATCTCTCTGCATGGCGAGAAACCCTTGGTGGAGACCAGCTACCCGAGCCAGACCACTCGCCTGCCGCCCATCACCTACACGGGCCGCTTCTCCCTGGAGCCGGCGTCGAGCGCGGGCGGCAGCAACCCGCTGTGGCCGGAGCCCCTCTTCAGCCTGGTCAGCGGCCTGGTGGGCATGGCCGCCCCCCCGAcgaccaccacctcctcctcctccgccggcTCTTCCCACTTGTCGTCCGCCTCGCCGCCCATCTCGTCGTCCGCTTCGGTCAGCCCGGCCCTGAGCTGTTCGGTGCAAGCCAGTGACACCAGCCCCATCTACTCGGCGGCGCCCACCTTCCCCAACGCCGGCGGCAGCTCCGCCGGCGACCTCTTCCCGGAACCGTCGGGCCAGCCCTTCCCCAGCCCGTCGGGGCCCTCGCTCCAGTTCCCACCTCCGGCTTACCCGACGGGCAAGAGCAACTTCCAGCTGCCCATCATCCCGGACTATCTTttcccgcagcagcagcagcagcagcagcaggcctcCCCGGGCGAGATCGGCCTGGGTTCGGCCGAGCAGAAGCCCTTCCCGAGCCCTCAGCCTTCGCTCACGCCGCTCTCCACCATCAAGGCCTTCGCCACGCAGAGCAGCGGCGCCCAGCAGGAGCCCAAGAGCGTcccggggggcggcggcggcggcagcggcagcgggaCCTACCAGGCGCAGCTGGTCAAGCCGAGCCGCATGAGGAAGTACCCCAACCGGCCCAGCAAGACCCCGCCGCACGAGCGGCCCTACGCCTGCCCCGTCGAGTCCTGCGACCGGCGCTTCTCGCGCTCCGACGAGCTCACCCGGCACATCCGCATCCACACCGGGCAGAAGCCCTTCCAGTGCCGGATCTGCATGCGCAACTTCAGCCGGAGCGACCACCTCACCACCCACATCCGCACCCACACCGGCGAGAAGCCCTTCGCCTGCGACATCTGCGGCCGTAAGTTCGCGCGCAGCGACGAGAGGAAGCGCCACACGAAGATCCACCTGCGGCAGAAGGACAAGAAGGCGGACAAGGGCCCCGCCGGCGCCCCGGCCCCCCAGGCTCCCGCCGCCTCCCCGCTGGCGCCCTACTCGGCCTCGCCGGGGACCACCTCCTACCCCTCGCCCGCCGCCTCCTCCTACCCCTCCCCGGGGCCGACTTCGTACTCTTCCCCCGTGACCTCATACTCTTCGCCCGTGACGTCTTACGCCTCTCCGGTGACGTCACCCTACCCCTCCTTCCCCTCGCCCTCTGTAGCCACCAGCTACGCTTCCATCGCCTCCTCCACCTTCCAGAGCCAGGCGGCGGCCACCCCTTTTTCCTCCTCCGGGGTCATCTccagccccttcccttcccaagtGACTTCAGCACTTTCCGACATGGCGGCCACTTTCTCCCCGCGGACAATTGAGATCTGTTGA